The Arabidopsis thaliana chromosome 5, partial sequence genomic interval CAATTGCAAAGCTAAGTAATTGACAAGCAAGTACGTAATCGTTTTTCTACAATCCGACTTCTAGGCGATAACCGCTTCGATAAAGGAttacaattttggtttgaaacaAGGCTCTAAATGTAAAGGTTTTCTAATATTCTGCTACATTCTCTATTTTCCGATGCACTAGTTGTACAAAAGCTAtacttttctttgaatataatttaacattattttcaaaaaaaaaaaaaaaaaatttttgcTTGGTATCCAAAGAAGTTGCAGGTATGATTCGACCCTAGGACTTTGCCATATTCTCCTTTAAAATCTCACCCAGGTAAATTAATCGGTGCAAGTAACACATTGAGtttagaattatttttgttcagtcaaaatatatctaaaaacgTTAAACAATATCTAATAAATCAGTATAGTGAAAATATAGGTAATGACCTAGATTAGAGTCACTCCACATATCACTTCAAAaatctttaagaaaatattacatatagtTCGAGTATTGTTCTTAGACTTCAAGGTCGTGTAGTATGGGTCACATCTTCTGTGTTTTCGAGTCGAGGACGTCTACATGGTGGTGGTCTCTTGGCTAGTACTTGGAAATCATATTTGGAAATAGGAGCTCCACATGATCCTGATGGTGGAGTATATATTGCTGGACCCATATCGTCATCTAATTCATAGCCAAGGTAATGATATATTAGTGATAAAATTTGGCTGCTCCATTTGattcaaaatctgaaatctgaGTCAATTGTTCATCCTAATTGAGAAGAACAATTTTCTGTcc includes:
- a CDS encoding uncharacterized protein (unknown protein; FUNCTIONS IN: molecular_function unknown; INVOLVED IN: biological_process unknown; LOCATED IN: endomembrane system; BEST Arabidopsis thaliana protein match is: unknown protein (TAIR:AT5G36925.1); Has 1807 Blast hits to 1807 proteins in 277 species: Archae - 0; Bacteria - 0; Metazoa - 736; Fungi - 347; Plants - 385; Viruses - 0; Other Eukaryotes - 339 (source: NCBI BLink).) is translated as MAMKNTSHVLLLSLLLCLMFVIGLVEASIPDDDMGPAIYTPPSGSCGAPISKYDFQVLAKRPPPCRRPRLENTEDVTHTTRP